A section of the Nakamurella deserti genome encodes:
- a CDS encoding AAA family ATPase, which produces MLGFDERLAHPPRRVLVAGVSGCGKSTLARRISAAIDRPYVELDALFHGPRWTPRAQFLDDVRALAATDSWVTEWLYPAARPLLAARADLLVWLDPPFLPVTLPRLVRRTLRRRLRRETLWNGNVEPPLRTVVTDPEHILRWSIATRNAYRGWVPALASTRPELTVVRLRSTRQVEHWLDTALPRLP; this is translated from the coding sequence GTGCTCGGCTTCGACGAACGGCTGGCTCACCCGCCGCGGCGCGTGCTGGTCGCCGGAGTGTCCGGTTGCGGCAAATCCACGCTGGCCAGGCGCATCTCGGCCGCGATCGACCGCCCGTACGTCGAACTGGACGCGCTGTTCCACGGTCCGCGGTGGACGCCCCGCGCCCAGTTCCTCGACGACGTCCGCGCCCTGGCCGCAACCGACAGCTGGGTGACCGAATGGCTGTACCCGGCGGCCAGGCCACTGTTGGCCGCCCGCGCCGATCTGCTGGTGTGGCTCGACCCCCCGTTCCTGCCGGTGACCCTGCCACGTCTCGTCCGGCGCACGCTGCGACGGCGCCTCCGCCGCGAGACGCTGTGGAACGGCAACGTCGAGCCACCGTTGCGCACCGTCGTCACCGATCCCGAACACATCCTCCGCTGGTCCATCGCCACCCGGAACGCCTACCGCGGGTGGGTGCCGGCACTGGCGTCGACGCGGCCGGAGCTGACCGTCGTCCGGCTCCGCTCCACACGCCAGGTCGAGCACTGGCTGGACACCGCCCTCCCCCGCCTGCCCTGA